Proteins co-encoded in one Aquincola tertiaricarbonis genomic window:
- the thrC gene encoding threonine synthase has translation MKYISTRGDAQRRSFSEILLEGLAPDGGLYLPEQYPKVDDATMNRWRTLSYADLAFEILSLYIDDIPADDLRALVRKTYTHEVFGTEAIVPLKPLEPGLALEALSNGPTLAFKDMAMQLLGNLFEYELARRGETLNILGATSGDTGSAAEYAMRGKQGVRVFMLSPHGRMSPFQQAQMFSLQDENIHNIAIEGVFDDCQDIVKAVSNDLPYKRAHRIGTVNSINWARLLAQVVYYFAGYFQATQGNAERVSFAVPSGNFGNICAGHVARMMGLPIERLILATNENDVLDEFFRTGTYRVRKGHETHETSSPSMDISKASNFERFVFDLMGRDGQRVRHLFGEQVEQAGVFSLTPEEFGRIAGFGFVSGKSTHADRLRTIRDTWERYGVMIDTHTADGLKVARECALAGTTTLVLETALPVKFADTIREALGREPERPAALQGIEDLPKRFSVMPADPQGVKAYISAHVSA, from the coding sequence GTGAAATACATCAGCACCCGGGGCGACGCCCAGCGCCGCAGCTTCAGCGAGATCCTGCTCGAGGGCCTGGCGCCCGATGGTGGCCTGTACCTGCCCGAGCAGTACCCGAAGGTCGACGACGCCACGATGAACCGCTGGCGCACGCTCTCGTATGCCGATCTGGCGTTCGAGATCCTGTCGCTGTACATCGACGACATCCCGGCCGACGACCTGCGGGCGCTGGTGCGCAAGACCTACACGCACGAGGTCTTCGGCACCGAGGCCATCGTGCCGCTGAAGCCGCTGGAGCCGGGGCTGGCGCTGGAAGCCCTGTCCAACGGGCCCACGCTGGCCTTCAAGGACATGGCGATGCAGCTGCTGGGTAACCTGTTCGAGTACGAACTGGCCCGCCGCGGCGAAACGCTCAACATCCTGGGCGCCACCTCGGGCGACACCGGCAGCGCCGCCGAATACGCGATGCGCGGCAAGCAGGGCGTGCGGGTGTTCATGCTCAGCCCCCATGGCCGCATGAGCCCGTTCCAGCAGGCGCAGATGTTCAGCCTGCAGGACGAGAACATCCACAACATCGCCATCGAAGGCGTGTTCGACGACTGCCAGGACATCGTCAAGGCAGTGAGCAACGACCTGCCGTACAAGCGGGCCCACCGCATCGGCACCGTCAACTCCATCAACTGGGCGCGGCTGCTGGCCCAGGTGGTGTACTACTTCGCCGGCTATTTCCAGGCCACGCAAGGCAATGCCGAGCGCGTCAGCTTCGCCGTGCCTTCGGGCAACTTCGGCAACATCTGCGCCGGCCACGTGGCCCGCATGATGGGCCTGCCGATCGAGCGGCTGATCCTGGCCACCAACGAGAACGACGTGCTCGACGAGTTCTTCCGCACCGGCACCTACCGCGTGCGCAAGGGCCACGAGACGCACGAGACGTCCAGCCCGTCGATGGACATCAGCAAGGCCAGCAACTTCGAGCGCTTCGTCTTTGATCTGATGGGCCGCGACGGCCAGCGCGTGCGCCACCTGTTCGGCGAACAGGTGGAGCAGGCCGGCGTGTTCAGCCTCACGCCCGAAGAGTTCGGCCGCATCGCCGGCTTCGGCTTTGTCTCGGGCAAGAGCACCCATGCCGACCGGCTGCGCACCATCCGCGACACCTGGGAACGCTACGGCGTGATGATCGACACCCACACCGCCGACGGGCTGAAAGTGGCGCGTGAATGCGCGCTGGCCGGCACCACCACGCTGGTGCTGGAAACCGCGCTGCCGGTGAAGTTCGCCGACACCATCCGCGAAGCCCTGGGCCGTGAGCCCGAGCGCCCGGCCGCGCTGCAGGGCATCGAGGACCTGCCCAAGCGCTTTTCCGTGATGCCGGCCGACCCACAGGGCGTCAAGGCCTACATCTCGGCCCACGTCAGCGCCTGA
- a CDS encoding homoserine dehydrogenase, which produces MKPIRIAVLGAGVVASGVVHVLQRNQQEIQRRAGRGLEVIAIAARNTAKAHEALGATGVATADDFEAAVRRPDVDIVVELIGGTDRARALVLAAIEAGKHVVTANKALLAVHGSEIFAAASAKGVMVGFEAAVAGGIPIIKALREGLTANRIEWIAGIINGTTNFILSEMRSKGLDFGTVLAEAQRLGYAEADPTFDIEGVDAAHKATIMSAIAFGVPVQFDKAHIEGITKLQAADIRYAEQLGYRIKLLGITRRRDEGIELRVHPTLVPAKRLIANVEGAMNAVVVQGDAVGTTLYYGKGAGSEPTASAVVADLVDITRLHTADPDHRVPHLAFQPDAMSDAPILPIEQVRTAFYLRLVVADETGVLSRITTILAERDISIDAVLQRESAEGERQTDLIILTHDTVEGRMRQALAQMQALPTVLAPIVALRKEELA; this is translated from the coding sequence ATGAAACCGATTCGGATCGCCGTGCTCGGCGCTGGCGTGGTGGCCAGCGGCGTGGTGCATGTGCTGCAACGCAACCAGCAGGAAATCCAGCGCCGCGCCGGCCGCGGCCTGGAAGTCATCGCCATCGCGGCGCGCAACACCGCCAAGGCGCATGAGGCGCTGGGCGCCACCGGCGTGGCCACTGCCGACGATTTCGAGGCCGCGGTGCGCCGCCCCGACGTCGACATCGTGGTCGAGCTGATCGGCGGCACCGACCGCGCCCGCGCGCTGGTGCTGGCCGCCATCGAGGCCGGCAAGCACGTGGTCACCGCCAACAAGGCCTTGCTGGCCGTGCACGGCAGCGAGATCTTCGCGGCGGCCAGCGCCAAGGGCGTGATGGTGGGCTTCGAGGCCGCGGTGGCCGGGGGCATTCCCATCATCAAGGCGCTGCGCGAAGGCCTGACGGCCAACCGCATCGAGTGGATCGCCGGCATCATCAACGGCACCACCAACTTCATCTTGAGCGAGATGCGCAGCAAGGGCCTGGACTTCGGCACCGTGCTGGCCGAAGCGCAGCGCCTGGGCTATGCCGAGGCCGACCCCACCTTCGACATCGAAGGCGTGGACGCGGCCCACAAGGCCACCATCATGAGCGCCATCGCCTTCGGCGTGCCGGTGCAGTTCGACAAGGCCCACATCGAGGGCATCACCAAGCTGCAGGCCGCCGACATCCGCTATGCCGAGCAGCTGGGCTACCGCATCAAGCTGCTGGGCATCACCCGCCGGCGCGACGAAGGCATCGAGCTGCGCGTGCACCCGACGCTGGTGCCCGCCAAGCGGCTGATCGCCAACGTGGAAGGCGCGATGAACGCCGTCGTGGTACAGGGTGATGCCGTGGGCACCACGCTGTACTACGGCAAGGGCGCGGGCAGCGAGCCCACCGCCAGCGCCGTGGTGGCCGATCTGGTGGACATCACCCGCCTGCACACCGCCGACCCCGACCACCGCGTGCCGCACCTGGCCTTCCAGCCCGATGCGATGAGCGATGCGCCCATCCTGCCGATCGAGCAGGTGCGCACCGCCTTCTACCTGCGCCTGGTGGTGGCCGACGAAACCGGCGTGCTCAGCCGCATCACCACCATCCTGGCCGAGCGCGACATCTCGATCGACGCGGTGCTGCAGCGCGAATCCGCCGAGGGTGAGCGCCAGACCGACCTGATCATCCTCACCCACGACACCGTGGAAGGCCGCATGCGCCAGGCCCTGGCGCAGATGCAGGCGCTGCCCACGGTGCTGGCCCCCATCGTCGCGCTGCGCAAGGAAGAGCTGGCCTGA
- a CDS encoding PhoH family protein — MPLPKPPTRKAAVLAPADFDSQAAPKTGKRASKQPTAAEVAPAVLDLFSQEPLDVPAAKPAAAPAPATARSAPAGTPAARTPARKPAQPAAPAAPALPAVTARQAAPVTPRAADRPAPQPKPRKPKHTGPAKLFVLDTNVLMHDPTSLFRFDEHDIYLPMITLEELDGHKKGMSEVSRNVRQVSRELDALAGAEGLADAKAGIPLAKTGHKEAGGKLFFQTTLLDVKLPAGLPQGKADNQILGVVQGLREQMPDRDVVLVSKDINMRVKARALGLPAEDYFNDKTLEDGDLLYNGVLQLPADFWERHGKTMESWQQSGHTFYRIAGPMVPALLINQFVYLESPGAVPLYARVVEITGKTAVLKTLKEYTHQKNAVWGVTARNREQNFALNLLMDPECDFITLTGTAGTGKTLMTLAAGLAQVMDERRYTEIIVTRVTVPVGEDIGFLPGTEEEKMSPWMGALDDNLEVLARSDNSAGEWGRAATNDLVRSKIKIKSLNFMRGRTFLNKFVIIDEAQNLTPKQMKTLITRAGPGTKIVCLGNLAQIDTPYLTEGSSGLTYAVDRFKGWPHSGHVTLARGERSRLADFASEVL; from the coding sequence ATGCCCCTGCCCAAGCCGCCGACCCGCAAAGCAGCCGTTCTCGCTCCCGCCGACTTCGATTCGCAGGCCGCCCCGAAAACGGGCAAACGCGCCAGCAAACAACCCACCGCGGCCGAGGTGGCCCCCGCGGTGCTGGATCTCTTCAGCCAGGAACCGCTGGACGTACCGGCGGCCAAGCCCGCTGCGGCGCCCGCGCCCGCCACGGCCCGCAGCGCACCCGCCGGCACGCCGGCCGCCCGTACCCCGGCGCGCAAGCCGGCACAGCCGGCTGCACCCGCCGCGCCCGCCCTGCCCGCCGTCACCGCCCGCCAGGCCGCCCCGGTGACCCCGCGCGCCGCCGACCGCCCCGCGCCCCAACCCAAGCCGCGCAAGCCCAAGCACACCGGCCCGGCCAAGCTGTTCGTGCTGGACACCAACGTGCTGATGCACGACCCGACCTCCCTGTTCCGCTTCGACGAGCACGACATCTACCTGCCGATGATCACGCTCGAGGAACTCGACGGCCACAAGAAGGGCATGAGCGAGGTCTCGCGCAACGTGCGCCAGGTCAGCCGCGAGCTCGATGCGCTGGCCGGCGCCGAAGGCCTGGCCGATGCCAAGGCCGGCATTCCGCTGGCCAAGACCGGCCACAAGGAAGCCGGCGGCAAGCTGTTCTTCCAGACCACGCTGTTGGACGTGAAGCTGCCGGCCGGCCTGCCCCAGGGCAAGGCCGACAACCAGATCCTGGGCGTGGTGCAGGGCCTGCGCGAGCAGATGCCCGACCGCGACGTGGTGCTGGTGTCCAAGGACATCAACATGCGGGTCAAGGCCCGCGCGCTGGGCCTGCCGGCCGAGGACTACTTCAACGACAAGACGCTGGAAGACGGCGACCTGCTCTACAACGGCGTGCTGCAGCTGCCGGCCGATTTCTGGGAGCGCCACGGCAAGACGATGGAGAGCTGGCAGCAAAGCGGCCACACCTTCTATCGAATCGCCGGGCCCATGGTGCCGGCGCTGCTGATCAACCAGTTCGTGTACCTGGAGTCGCCGGGCGCGGTGCCGCTGTACGCCCGCGTGGTCGAGATCACCGGCAAGACCGCGGTACTTAAGACGCTGAAGGAATACACCCACCAGAAGAACGCGGTGTGGGGCGTGACCGCCCGCAACCGCGAGCAGAACTTCGCGCTCAACCTGCTGATGGACCCGGAGTGCGACTTCATCACCCTGACCGGCACCGCCGGCACCGGCAAGACGCTGATGACGCTGGCCGCCGGCTTGGCCCAGGTGATGGACGAGCGCCGCTACACCGAGATCATCGTCACCCGCGTGACGGTGCCGGTGGGAGAGGACATCGGCTTTTTGCCGGGCACCGAAGAAGAGAAGATGAGCCCGTGGATGGGCGCGCTGGACGACAACCTGGAAGTGCTGGCCCGCAGCGACAACAGCGCCGGTGAATGGGGCCGCGCCGCCACCAACGACCTGGTGCGCAGCAAGATCAAGATCAAAAGCCTGAACTTCATGCGCGGGCGCACCTTCCTCAACAAGTTCGTCATCATCGACGAGGCGCAGAACCTGACGCCCAAGCAGATGAAGACGCTGATCACCCGCGCCGGCCCGGGCACCAAGATCGTCTGCCTGGGCAACCTGGCGCAGATCGACACGCCCTACCTGACCGAAGGCTCCAGCGGCCTGACCTACGCGGTCGACCGCTTCAAGGGCTGGCCGCACTCGGGCCACGTGACCCTGGCCCGCGGCGAGCGCTCACGCCTGGCGGACTTTGCGTCCGAGGTGCTGTGA
- a CDS encoding Mth938-like domain-containing protein: MKFQPDHLEGVNSISRVEPGRLWVNGSAYTASVLVPWRGQPVAWPVADVPELTAAHFEQVLALQPELVIFGSGTRLRFVSPALQRALIERRIGVETMDTPAACRTYNVLASEGRSVVAALLLQPQ; this comes from the coding sequence ATGAAATTCCAACCCGACCATCTCGAAGGCGTCAACAGCATCTCTCGTGTCGAGCCGGGTCGGCTGTGGGTCAACGGCAGCGCCTACACCGCCAGCGTGCTGGTGCCCTGGCGCGGCCAGCCGGTGGCCTGGCCCGTGGCCGACGTGCCCGAACTCACCGCCGCTCACTTCGAGCAGGTGCTGGCGCTGCAGCCCGAGCTGGTGATCTTCGGCTCCGGCACACGGCTGCGCTTTGTCAGCCCGGCGCTGCAGCGCGCGCTGATTGAGCGGCGCATCGGCGTCGAGACCATGGACACGCCCGCCGCCTGCCGCACCTACAACGTGCTGGCCAGCGAGGGCCGCTCGGTGGTGGCCGCGCTGCTGCTGCAACCGCAGTGA
- a CDS encoding molybdopterin molybdotransferase MoeA: MTATADRPGLMPLDEALRLLGEGARAAAITETETLSTFDALGRVLAAEVRSGLDVPPQDNTAMDGYAVRVADVPAEGTLLPVSQRIPAGVVGQPLQPGTAARIFTGAQIPADADAVVMQERCEAVAGGDPQGLGSVRVNLVPPPGFSIRRRGEDVRSGAVVLERGQRMTPQALGLAASVGAAQVTVLRRPRVALFSTGDELVMPDQVPPDRMPPGAIYNSNRYTLRGLLQSAGCEVTDLGIVADRLDATRDALRQAAAGHDLIITCGGVSVGDEDHVKPAVQAEGRLALWQLAIKPGKPLAFGAVRRGSSDGGEALFVGLPGNPVSAFITFMVAVRPVLQALQGLPATLPRALTARAGFDWPRPDKRREFLRVRFDDASGELVLYSNQGSGVLTSTVWADGLVDNPPGQAIARGDTVAFLPMQQLVGA; encoded by the coding sequence ATGACTGCCACTGCTGACCGCCCCGGGCTGATGCCGCTGGACGAAGCGCTGCGCCTGCTGGGCGAAGGCGCCCGCGCCGCCGCCATCACCGAGACCGAAACCCTGTCCACCTTCGACGCGCTGGGCCGCGTGCTGGCGGCCGAGGTGCGTTCCGGCCTGGACGTGCCGCCGCAGGACAACACCGCGATGGACGGCTACGCCGTGCGCGTGGCCGACGTGCCGGCCGAAGGCACGCTGCTGCCGGTGAGCCAGCGCATCCCCGCCGGCGTGGTGGGGCAGCCGCTGCAGCCGGGTACCGCGGCCCGCATCTTCACCGGCGCGCAGATCCCCGCCGACGCCGACGCGGTGGTGATGCAGGAGCGCTGCGAAGCCGTGGCCGGGGGCGACCCGCAGGGCCTGGGCAGCGTGCGCGTGAACCTGGTGCCGCCGCCGGGCTTTTCCATCCGCCGCCGCGGCGAAGACGTGCGCAGCGGCGCCGTGGTGCTGGAACGCGGCCAGCGGATGACGCCGCAGGCGCTGGGTCTGGCCGCCTCGGTGGGCGCGGCGCAGGTGACGGTGCTGCGCCGGCCACGCGTGGCGCTGTTTTCCACCGGCGACGAGCTGGTGATGCCCGACCAGGTGCCGCCCGATCGCATGCCGCCTGGCGCCATCTACAACTCCAACCGCTACACGCTGCGCGGGCTGCTGCAATCGGCCGGCTGCGAGGTGACGGACCTGGGCATCGTGGCCGACAGGCTGGACGCCACCCGCGACGCGCTGCGCCAGGCGGCGGCCGGGCACGACCTCATCATCACCTGCGGCGGCGTGTCGGTGGGCGACGAAGACCATGTGAAGCCGGCGGTGCAGGCCGAAGGCCGGCTGGCGCTGTGGCAGCTGGCCATCAAGCCCGGCAAGCCGCTGGCCTTCGGCGCGGTGCGCCGGGGCTCGTCGGACGGTGGTGAGGCGCTGTTCGTCGGCCTGCCGGGCAACCCGGTGTCGGCCTTCATCACCTTCATGGTGGCGGTGCGGCCGGTGCTGCAGGCGCTGCAGGGCCTGCCGGCCACGCTGCCGCGGGCGCTGACGGCGCGCGCCGGCTTCGACTGGCCGCGGCCCGACAAGCGGCGCGAGTTCCTGCGGGTACGCTTCGACGACGCCAGCGGCGAGCTAGTGCTGTACAGCAACCAGGGCTCGGGCGTGCTCACCTCCACCGTGTGGGCCGACGGCCTGGTGGACAACCCGCCCGGTCAGGCCATCGCCCGGGGGGACACCGTGGCCTTTCTGCCGATGCAGCAGCTGGTGGGCGCATGA
- a CDS encoding methyl-accepting chemotaxis protein: protein MSMSLRLKLFAIALPALASTLLVAWLGVHQLGTHDDAARRVFVAKDVVADILPPPMYLIEMRLVLSQGVEQSMPPQEVQQQLQRLKQEYDARVQHWRAHPPYGLEKDLLGAQHEAAQAFIQSAEREVLQPLLRGEVAAARQGLLAAHALYLRHRQGVDATVVSGNRFAADTMAEIDALAPQVKWLMLGATLVLLALSALLFHRVSRRVLRQVRQGADLARAVADGELLRRRHTRTRDEMGQLMGDLDRMTGNLSNMVGQIRGQAAGIATSAEQLQRGNQDLQERSSHAAEGVNATLAAVTAMATTLAQTSHLADEAHAKVARASEVASQGGAAVHEVVSTMNDIQAASQRISDIIGVIDGIAFQTNILALNAAVEAARAGEQGRGFAVVASEVRSLAQRSASAAREIKDLIGNSVAKVEQGHGIVQRAGTTIEHVVQEVQGVHRLISDINQAGRDQQQRIQEVMLAAESLDQATTRNVGLVDDTSAAVRSLGERASQLSEVVARFKLGEDAADR, encoded by the coding sequence ATGTCCATGTCCTTGCGTCTGAAACTGTTCGCCATCGCCTTGCCGGCGCTGGCGTCCACCTTGCTCGTGGCCTGGCTGGGCGTGCACCAGCTGGGCACGCATGACGACGCAGCCCGCCGCGTGTTCGTGGCCAAGGACGTGGTGGCCGACATCCTGCCGCCGCCGATGTACCTGATCGAGATGCGCCTGGTGCTCTCGCAGGGCGTGGAGCAGTCCATGCCGCCGCAGGAGGTGCAGCAGCAGCTCCAACGGCTGAAGCAGGAGTACGACGCCCGCGTGCAGCACTGGCGGGCCCACCCGCCCTACGGCCTGGAGAAGGACCTGCTGGGCGCCCAGCACGAGGCGGCGCAGGCCTTCATCCAGAGCGCCGAACGCGAGGTGCTGCAGCCGCTGCTGCGTGGCGAGGTGGCCGCAGCGCGGCAGGGGCTGTTGGCGGCGCATGCGCTGTACCTGCGCCATCGCCAGGGCGTGGACGCCACCGTGGTCTCGGGCAATCGCTTTGCGGCCGACACCATGGCCGAGATCGACGCGCTCGCGCCGCAGGTCAAGTGGTTGATGCTGGGTGCCACCCTCGTGCTGCTGGCCCTCTCGGCGCTGCTGTTCCACCGTGTGTCGCGCCGCGTGCTGCGCCAGGTGCGCCAGGGCGCCGACTTGGCCCGCGCAGTGGCCGATGGCGAGCTGCTGCGCCGCCGGCACACGCGTACCCGCGACGAGATGGGCCAGTTGATGGGCGACCTCGACCGCATGACCGGCAACCTGTCGAACATGGTCGGCCAGATCCGCGGTCAGGCTGCGGGCATCGCGACCTCGGCGGAGCAGCTGCAGCGCGGCAACCAGGACCTGCAGGAGCGCAGCAGCCATGCCGCCGAGGGCGTCAACGCCACGCTGGCGGCCGTGACCGCCATGGCCACGACGCTGGCGCAGACCAGCCACCTGGCCGACGAGGCCCACGCGAAGGTCGCGCGCGCCTCCGAGGTGGCCAGCCAGGGCGGCGCGGCGGTACACGAGGTGGTCAGCACCATGAACGACATCCAGGCGGCCAGCCAGCGCATCAGCGACATCATCGGCGTGATCGACGGCATCGCCTTCCAGACCAACATCCTGGCGCTCAATGCCGCGGTGGAAGCCGCACGCGCCGGCGAGCAGGGCCGCGGCTTCGCGGTGGTGGCCTCGGAAGTGCGTTCACTGGCGCAGCGCTCGGCCTCGGCCGCCCGCGAGATCAAGGACCTCATCGGCAACAGCGTGGCCAAGGTGGAGCAGGGCCATGGCATCGTGCAACGCGCCGGCACCACCATCGAGCACGTGGTGCAGGAAGTGCAGGGCGTGCATCGGCTGATTTCGGACATCAACCAGGCCGGGCGCGACCAGCAGCAGCGCATCCAGGAGGTGATGCTGGCCGCCGAGTCGCTGGACCAGGCCACCACCCGCAACGTGGGGCTGGTGGACGACACCTCGGCCGCCGTGCGCTCGCTGGGTGAGCGGGCCAGCCAGCTGAGCGAGGTGGTGGCGCGGTTCAAGCTGGGCGAGGATGCCGCTGACCGGTAG
- the mobB gene encoding molybdopterin-guanine dinucleotide biosynthesis protein B produces the protein MAAVQAVPRFKLVGFAGPSNVGKTTLITGVLAALKARGLRVSVLKHAHKRFDVDTPGKDSWRHREAGAFEVLLASQKRLALLREYETEAEPSVHQLLAELSPCDWVLVEGFKHADLPKIEVRRAAAPQQLAPLYTDDPFVVALATDSPPPVPTSLPLLSIDDPGAVAQWLVESGDRFDYRPEHHLPDETA, from the coding sequence ATGGCTGCAGTCCAGGCCGTGCCGCGCTTCAAGCTGGTGGGTTTTGCCGGCCCCTCCAACGTCGGCAAGACCACGCTGATCACCGGCGTCCTGGCCGCGCTCAAGGCCCGCGGGCTGCGGGTGTCGGTGCTCAAGCATGCGCACAAGCGCTTCGACGTCGACACCCCCGGCAAGGACAGCTGGCGCCACCGCGAGGCCGGTGCCTTCGAGGTGCTGCTGGCCTCGCAGAAGCGCCTGGCGTTGCTGCGCGAGTACGAGACCGAGGCCGAGCCTTCGGTGCATCAGCTGCTGGCCGAGCTGTCGCCCTGCGACTGGGTGCTGGTCGAAGGTTTCAAGCATGCCGACCTGCCCAAGATCGAGGTGCGCCGCGCCGCCGCGCCGCAGCAGCTGGCGCCGCTGTATACCGACGACCCCTTCGTGGTGGCGCTGGCCACCGACAGCCCGCCGCCGGTGCCCACGTCGCTGCCGCTGTTGTCCATCGACGACCCCGGCGCCGTCGCGCAATGGCTGGTGGAATCGGGCGACCGCTTCGACTACCGGCCGGAGCACCACCTTCCTGACGAGACCGCATGA
- a CDS encoding peroxiredoxin, whose protein sequence is MTPALNKALPEFEALATGGVKFTPQAYAGQTVILYFYPKDNTPGCTTEAMQFRDHHKELVAAGAVVFGVSRDNMASHEKFKQALDLPFELIADTEEKLCHMFGVVKNKIMYGKKVKGIERSTFLIDANGVLRAEWRGLKVAGHVEEVLKAVNALKLAA, encoded by the coding sequence ATGACGCCAGCCCTCAATAAAGCCCTCCCGGAGTTTGAAGCGCTTGCCACGGGCGGTGTGAAGTTCACACCCCAGGCGTATGCCGGTCAGACGGTGATCCTGTACTTCTACCCGAAGGACAACACCCCCGGCTGCACCACCGAAGCAATGCAGTTTCGTGACCACCACAAGGAGCTGGTGGCCGCCGGCGCCGTGGTCTTCGGCGTGTCGCGTGACAACATGGCCTCGCACGAGAAGTTCAAGCAGGCGCTCGACCTGCCCTTCGAGCTGATCGCCGACACCGAGGAAAAGCTCTGCCACATGTTCGGCGTGGTCAAGAACAAGATCATGTACGGCAAGAAGGTCAAGGGCATCGAGCGCAGCACCTTCCTGATCGACGCCAACGGCGTGCTGCGCGCCGAGTGGCGCGGCCTGAAGGTCGCCGGCCACGTCGAAGAGGTGCTGAAGGCTGTGAACGCGCTCAAGCTGGCAGCCTGA
- a CDS encoding pyridoxal phosphate-dependent aminotransferase, whose translation MKPLSKSTKLADVCYDIRGPVLAKARQMEDEGQKIIKLNIGNVAAFGLEPPDEIVQDMIRNLPHTAGYTDSLGLFAPRKAVVHYTQQKNIKGVTVDDVYLGNGVSELITMSLNALLNNGDEVLLPSPDYPLYTASVALSGGTPVHYMCDEQSDWLPEIADIRAKITPNTKAIVVINPNNPTGALYPESVLREIVEVARQHQLLILADEIYDKTLYDGQVHTSIASLADDVLCITYNGLSKNYRSCGYRAGWMVVSGDKRHARDYIEGLNMLASMRLCANTPGQLAIQTALGGYQSINDLVAPTGRLCRQRDLAYELLSQIPGVSVVKPKAALYMFPRLDPRLYPIQNDQQFAYELLAEEKVLIVQGTGFNWPTPDHFRIVFLPNSDDLAEAIGRIARFLEHYRKRHSQ comes from the coding sequence GTGAAGCCGCTATCAAAGTCCACCAAGCTCGCCGACGTGTGTTACGACATTCGTGGACCGGTGCTGGCCAAGGCGCGGCAGATGGAGGACGAAGGCCAGAAGATCATCAAGCTCAACATCGGCAACGTGGCCGCGTTCGGGCTGGAGCCGCCCGACGAGATCGTGCAGGACATGATCCGCAACCTGCCGCACACGGCCGGCTACACCGACAGCCTGGGGCTGTTCGCGCCGCGCAAGGCGGTGGTGCACTACACGCAGCAAAAGAACATCAAGGGCGTCACGGTCGATGACGTGTACCTGGGCAATGGCGTGTCCGAGCTCATCACCATGAGCCTGAACGCGCTGCTGAACAACGGCGACGAGGTGCTGCTGCCTTCGCCCGACTACCCGCTGTACACCGCGTCGGTGGCGCTGTCGGGCGGCACGCCGGTGCACTACATGTGCGACGAGCAGAGCGACTGGCTGCCCGAGATCGCCGACATCCGCGCCAAGATCACGCCGAACACCAAGGCCATCGTCGTCATCAACCCGAACAACCCGACCGGCGCGCTGTACCCCGAGAGCGTGCTGCGCGAGATCGTGGAAGTGGCGCGCCAGCACCAGCTGCTGATCCTGGCCGACGAGATCTACGACAAGACGCTGTACGACGGCCAGGTGCACACCAGCATCGCCTCGCTGGCCGACGACGTGCTGTGCATCACCTACAACGGCCTGTCGAAGAACTACCGCAGCTGCGGCTACCGTGCCGGCTGGATGGTGGTGTCGGGCGACAAGCGCCATGCCCGCGACTACATCGAGGGCCTGAATATGCTGGCCTCGATGCGGCTGTGCGCCAACACGCCGGGCCAGCTGGCGATTCAAACTGCGCTGGGCGGCTACCAGAGCATCAACGACCTGGTGGCGCCTACCGGCCGACTGTGCCGCCAGCGCGACCTGGCCTATGAGCTGCTGTCGCAGATTCCGGGCGTGAGCGTGGTCAAGCCCAAGGCCGCGCTGTACATGTTCCCGCGGCTGGACCCGCGCCTGTACCCCATCCAGAACGACCAGCAGTTCGCGTATGAGCTGCTGGCCGAGGAAAAGGTGCTGATCGTGCAGGGCACGGGCTTCAACTGGCCCACGCCCGACCACTTCCGCATCGTGTTCCTGCCCAACTCCGACGACCTGGCCGAGGCCATCGGCCGCATCGCGCGCTTCCTCGAGCATTACCGCAAGAGACATTCCCAATGA